DNA from Acanthochromis polyacanthus isolate Apoly-LR-REF ecotype Palm Island chromosome 7, KAUST_Apoly_ChrSc, whole genome shotgun sequence:
GACTCAGACATATTCTGAAATGTAAACTAGTTAGAAAAAGCTGTGCACTGGAGAAGACGAGACATTCTGTATCTGTGATTTAGGAGCTGACAGAACATTCTCTGGTGTAACATTAATGCTGGAACTcagcagaaacagcacaacttcCTCTCCAGCAGTTAATAACTATGATAATGATGTTTATGAGAGGGACATAAACAGCTACACTTATAATCAATGTCACGAACAATTTACTGATTGgtagaaaatgtatttaaaaatagaaaatgtcacACTCTTCAACATTTTGTATGTATAATATATAAGCTGGATATACATTAGTTTTGCATAGCTAGACCATTTACAATGTCTGTGTGGAACAGACTGGCTGCACCTCATCATCACTCTGTTTCAGAggtgttgcctcacagctagaagatccccggttcatgtcccggccttcctcggatctttctgcatggagtctccatgttctcctgtacaggtgtggcttttctccaggttctccagcttcctctcaatgtgagtgtgattgtttgtctgtatgtgtagccctgtagGACCAAgtagtgtatagatgatggatggatggatggatggatggatggatggatggatggatggatggatggatggatggatggatggatggatggatggataatcttTATGGATTGATGCAGGCTCAGACTTTCAGAGGTCCATGGTACAACCAAGTAGGTTTTATGAGAGCTGGATACTGCTCTCTGTAATACAAACCATAAATCTGGCAGTTTCTACTCTTTCTATAATGagttttaacccactgtggttATATACAGTATTTGTGAAAGGTAAGCAGTTTTCATTTAAGTCgcattactccgccaaggaacgtggcggaCTTATGCGAcaatcggtgttggtttgtctgtctgtccgtccgtctgtcagcaacatttgtcaaaaacagaccaacagatttggatgaaattttcagggaaggtcagaaatgacacaaggaccaagtgatcagattttgtcagtgatgcggcttatagtctggatccaggacttatccatcagaaatgatccatggactgagcagccttggaggaggactgctctctgagtgtttttctagttaAAAATGTGCAGCTTCTGTAGATGAACATGGTCATTAGAAAACTAGTTCATTGGATGTTTACTTACGGAGGTGTGAGCTGCAGCATCCGGATACCAATgaacttctttttttgtgcCGCATTAGCtgaaggtaaataaataaaaacatgatttactGACAGACTGAGTAACTAAGATCATAAACTACTTCCTAAAGACCAACAAGGCTCACCGTTGACTTGTCTATTGTAGGAATCTGCAAGAAACTGACGTACTCTGTCCACAGGGATGGCAAAAGAGATTCCTGCTGCCACTTTCAGAGTGTTTATGCCTATTACATCTCCATCCTGTTCAACACAGAACGGGAAGAGAGCCATGAAATTGTGGCCTTCATTGATTTCACAGcttgagaaacaaaatgagagcaGCGAGAGAAATGTTCTTTTCTTCCAATGCACATAACATAACTCATAGTCTATTAAGTGTTCTTTTTACCCACTAGACAAGCCATCAGTCTTGGTTATTGTAGCAACTTATCTGTGTTTTCACAGGGAAGGACGATTCATAAAAGGCAGCATTGGTATGGCAACTATTCTCCTGCAGAAAGCATTGCATTTTTAGGGAAAGGAAGCTGGAGGCAGCAACCTTGATAAATGATTGTATGATTTTATTCCATAGTAGCAATAGAAAGGCCCTAATAATCAGGTCTTGTCctaaaatattttgttggagGCTTAATCTTGAACTTGAGGAAGGAGACTGGAGACATTGGgtgttaaataaaacaaaatcatgACCTTAGCCCTCACTGTTATTAATAAAACAAGAACGAACGCCCACATAGCACAAATATGGAAATGTCCTGGTGTTATTGATTTATGCCTGACAGCACTATAAATCCTCTTACCAGGTTGACAAGCGGCCCACCAGAATTGCCATACTGTGAATCAGaagagcaacaaaaacatttccttaCTTATTGTTTAAAGACAGACTGcacaaaatgcagaaacacTGGTTCTGTCAGACTAATTGTGCTCTCGCTCACATTTATGATGGCATCAGTCTGGATGTAGTCCATGTCGGAGTCCTTGAAGCCCAGCTCCAGACCGTTGCGATGGGCGGTGCTGATAATGCCGGTGGTGACGGTGTTCTGCAGGGAGAAGGGGCTTCCCACTGCCACCACGAACTCACCGGGACGAAGGTCCGAGGACTGGCCGAGACGCAGCACGGGCAGAGGACCCTGCAACAAGCCAAAGACACATGAGCCTTAAAAAGATCAAGAATCAATCAAATGAATGCAGCAGGAGCGCATTTCGGCTGGAAGGCTGCCATTACCACATTCATTAGCTTTTAGGTCTTTAGGGCATCATGAACTGTGTATAAAAGACGGATGTCTGGATCTGAGAAGAGGAGCTGATGTGGTAGCATATTAAACCTGCAgcctttctaacagccagcagggggcgactcctgtGATCGATAAAAGAAGTCTGATTGTTTGGAAGTATAGGAGAAAATGACGTAATGATGAACGCAAAAAAACAATATCAGCCGTTAATAATGCTGTTATTAAGAGCAGCCCTGTCTCGGTGACCTCTTCTGTTCATGTGAATGATGATGTTTTCTCTTTCAAACAAGCTGTGAGTAATGAGAAGCTGTCTGAGCACCACCAGACCTGTTTGAAGACGAGGCTGGCAGACGGCTGGCCAGAACAAGAGTCTGATTCTGACCTGGGGATGGTGGTTCTCATCCTGTCTCCTCAGTCTGTCTGTGAGCTCACTGAGCTGCACATGCCCCCGGAGAAAACTTCATCATCAGAGGGTTCTCAGGTGTTTATAGTGCTACTGCTTTTATTACTGTACTACTGTTCTTGAAACTGTGAATTCTGTATTGTAGAAATCTCTGATAATATGTAGATCTTTGCTATAAGTTTCCAAATGTCAAAACTGCATCTGCCACGAAATTTTGAAACTcatgtttctgtctgaaaatgtttgtttttccccagAACATGGCGTACTCTGACAAACCTTACAAACCAGGCGATCATTACAACCATAAAGGtactttgtgtttgttgctttgtgtttcttttagaagctctgctctgtgtaatttCAGGACTGGATTGTTGAGTGTAAACTGAAAGTAAACTTCATCATGTCTTTGTCTGCCTCCTTGTGTTCCAGGCTGATTAGATTTATCTGTGGGTTTAGTTGGAATGCTCAGCTGAATCTACAGCTGCTCTCGGGGCATGAAGCCTTATGTAACGACAAATTTACCTTTTAGGGAAGCTGTAGAACCTTTTCTACGAGGAATGTATTACAGAGAGATATAACGTTGTACAGCTGCCACCACTCCCTGGTTGTTACAAGACAAATTCCTTCACCTTTGGAGCAGTCAAATCCAGTAATGCCTCTGGTTTGCTCCTTGTGATCTTAAGGTGTTCTTGTATTCAGATCAGTTCGAAAAATGTTAATCATGTGCTTCATGCTGAGTGGAGTCTGACTGAAGTAGTCGGGAGTAGAGCCGTCTCTACCATACCAAACAGCTGGTTGGTTATGAGCATGTCTGAGCAGCGACATGTATTATTCACAACagcaaatatacaaaaacataGCCGGCGCTTTGAATTTAGGGGCCATGACCAAACACCAGCCCAGAGGAATTCAGACAACAAGCTGACCATGTTAAAGAACAGagtgtaattttggtgagcAAAAGCCCTTGATAACTTTCTCCATGGAATTTCCGCCCTGCTTTTTGGGCAGGATTATCACACTTTGATGTAAGTCTCTAATGACAAGCTGCCAGGCCAGTGAAAACACAAGACAGCGTTTAGTCCAGAGCCCTCGGGGGGCTGAGGGGAACAGCAGGGCACTTACATCTGACTCGATTTTGATGAGGGCGATGTCCATCTTCTGATCCACGTCCTTGACAGCAGCGTCATATTGAACACCACTTTTTAGCTCCACTTTGATCCGCTGCTTGTTAGTGAGGACGTGAGCATTGGTGACGATCCAGCCGTCCTCAGACACGATAAATCCTGAGCCGCTGGACACAGAGACCTCCTCATTGGAAAATGGCACTCTGGCAGAACAAACAAGTTTAGTTTGCATCTGAATAAACATGAATTATGACGGTAACGAATTTAATTTTCTTGGTCAGTTTTACCTTTGGAAAAGCTCAAGATGCACCACAGCTGGAACGATCTTATCCACAACATCAGCAATGAAGTTAAACTTGTAGCGCATACTTCCCGgatgctgcatttctgtcagGATACAAGACAAGAGATGAAAGATTAAAAGAGTTCCTGCagtacatatatgtgtgtgtatatatatatatatatatatatatatatgtaaacaaccaaaacaatcaATAAATCTGAAGAGCCATAACgaactcagctgtgaccaacagtcacatgacacaaATCCAGGGATTtcttggttgaactgcaggctgtgtttacagagcAGGCAGGGGGACAATATGGAAACGAATTTAAAAcctaagtagtaaaatatccatGACATGTAGTCACCATTTTACCAGTACTGAAAACACCTGTGGGCACGAGGTTTTTAATTCTACACACATTCATGCCTTCTCCgtacttctagccatggctgtgctgtttccatagaaggcaggactttatactgcagtacaatgagcccacagtgaaggaaattaacaaaagcaaaatatgcACAGAACCTGTTTTAAGCTCAGTGTTGAAATCTGCAGCCATAGCAGCAGATCTGTACGGCTAAATGAGCTAAATGAGCTAAATGCTCACATTAGCATGCTACCATCTTCACCGTGACCATGCAAACAAGTTGACATTTAGAAATGTTGCAGTGTTGCCGTCTTAGCTGAGCATATTAGCATGCTAGTATTTGCTAATAAACACAAAGTTCTGCTGTGGAGGGAGGGAATGTCATTAGTTTTGCTGATGTTTGGCCATAAACCAAAACATTGAATGAAAATTCAGATTCTGGTAGCAGATGACGAGTCACAGAAACATCGATGTGATTCTAATTCAGAAAAGAAATAACTACTAAGCAACACAGTggtcaaatgtttaaaaatatatatacagtccATTTATTCAAGACTGTATAAATTGAAAGTGTTCTCCCATGATGTATCTTAACATTAGTTTCCCCTTCATTTCTCACTGACTGTAGTGCCACCAGCAGATTGAAGTTTGCTGCTTCAGAGCTGATGTTAGCGTTTTGCCTAAAGCTCTGCTGACATGCAGCCTCCATTTCATATGATGATAAGATGAGATGCTAAAGGCGAGCTCTCCAGATAAGGATAGTTCATCACAGTGTGTTCTCGATGTGTTGAGGAGTGCTACTGCATATGTGAGAGAAAGTTGTAGGTATGAAAAAACAGCTGATCATCAGAGCATGAGGCTGCCTGGAGCTCTGATGTATTAAGAGCTGGGTATGACATCGTAGCTAAGCTGTGCTGCCAGTTTTTCCTGGTGATATTGCAAGAAAGAAATCCCATGTGGGCCAGTAGAAAAATCATTTCCCTCATACACCATTAgcaattttgatttaaaatgaggAGGTggcacagtggtttggtggttagcgctgtcaccttgcagccatagactgtataataaagtACATATATAATGTATCTTTATTATATAGTCTATACtagcagcgagaagatccctggttcgtgtcccggccttcctgggatctttctgcatggagtctccatctTCTCCTTGTGTATGCGTAGGTTTTCTctaggttctccagcttcctcccacagtccacaaacatgctgaccccatgaccctaatgaggactaagtggtgtatagaaaatggacaGATGAGATGGGATTTTTGAGTGTGGCATGTCGTCTGTGTAATACATGGTTAGAAACACCAGATTACATCAGTTCCAACCCATTTAGCAAAATTGGAGTGAAACTTCGACCCAGTAGATGCCTGCTTCCTCAGTCTGAGTTTCGTCTATAGAGTTTTACGTCTGGGCTGGTTTAAGTTATCTTCCAATGTCAGCATAAAGTGATTACCTTTGTGCGCACAAGAAAACGGTTCCAGATGTGAAAGCAGCACCGGACACACACATATGTGGGCCAGATCTGAGGTAAAGAAACAGGCTTACATCATCGACTGTACAGAGAAGATGGACATAGCCACTGTGGCATCATCCGTTGGCTTGTGGACCACTGTCGGGAagcctcatgtttgacatttAGTCACCATCATAGACTTTTAAAACCACATGGATGGAGAGAGTGACTGGACTGAGAATCAGAGGAAACTATGCATGGTGCTACAGCATTCACCTGTCAGTAACATTAAACATGCCCTgctttattgataattattACTCTGTTAAGGAagggtggagttatgtgatgatggCCATTGGtttggatttgttaaagacttctgtatcattgtgagataaaaGCACGACgttactgtaaccatgacaaccagtgaacaatacatcagctgattgtgatcctactacaaatgcacctctgaggacttatcaggacttatccatcagaaatgatccaaggaacaactgattaaactgtgggggtgttttccAGTTCTATCTGTTCCtaccgcccgctacatatttaggtcatgtgattcagtatctgtacataacgtacacatgcagaacacacacctgtactcagcacaaggtcattgtgtttgtgggtacatttatattaaatggacacattctatggtgctgtgatttctgccacaattttttcaagatttcatccatcagaaacgATTCAACGACGGAGCATCCTTGgaggactgtgctctctgagtgcttttgtacTGCAAATGTGATCATAattttataaaagaaaaaaagcattctGTGTTGAAAGAGACTTGCAACTAGTGATGAAGACcatattaaagaaaatgttaactgaggtaacaaatctaGTGTGACGTTGTGTTACTTTCtcacagatttctacaaaatcagacttctttttatTAACCAGAAAAGTCAGAAAGAAAAGTTTAGATGACTTCTAGCTTCACTTTACTTTCCAGGCCTGGATGTTACGAGGCTTGCTCTATAGGTTGGGACTGATGTAACCTGGAGATTCAGTCTTTGGCCTAAGCCTAAACTCATAAAAATAtgcccagaggaaaagaaaattcaaaaagagatctcaaaaatgtctcatttacttctcctagacaactttgagatctgtgtgacaccaaactgagactaaggcttatttctcctgtgtctcatttttttctcctgagcaataagatgcactaaatctcagtttagtctcctttaaagtttcagaagagatctcaacaagctctcatataattctcagagtttctcaacttttgtgtctctttgtgatctcaggcagagaaatcagagagctctctctaagaactcaatctgttctcatcccagcttcagttcatgcatctcatactaagctcagacagaacaaatgaagagcTCGCCACAAGCGCtcattgaattctcagactcagatcaaggttttggttgtttttaatcatctagcatgttgactttattgtaatccacatgatatatttttttaattaattaataaagattcagattactttattcatcccaaaagggaaattcatttgtctgtcagctcatctgctatttgctgtagaattataaagcctgatcactgtgggtacaaagatcttctatatctttccgtcctgcagtcaagagagaggcccatcatgatattatgagtggatgatccgtggtgtttagaatgataaatccagtcaagtgggaggagagggtgacatgattgaagtcaccatatattattataagtgcctcaagatgtttaggctgtatcctggcaacttcttatttgttgcagcatttgtaaggtgtgtgtgtgcagattactatatgcatagggtggcatagctcagtgggtagagtggctgtctcacacccagaaggCTGGGGCTCGATTCTGAGTCTGTTGTGGAGATGTGAGTgagtctcacatattgctctgtaggagctccactattgttcattttcttttccagaggagaaataaaggagccattaaacacactgtattgagattagcaaggtatctcccacaagtctcaagtatgactccctctaattatcctgtctcacctatttctcctagtgaattGTAGGAGAAACgtatgagaaacctttagacaaaatagaaactaaaatgaggctgacatgagaatctcaatttgtctcctgagctgtagaagagcaagctttgagcagtaaaattttcctctgggtgTGGCCAAAGTTTAGACTATAGGATTTTTACCTTGTTAGCAGCAAGATACACAGAGTTAGTCGGCACAATACAAGGATCCTGACAGTGGCTCACCTGGATGGAACGCAGTCATTTACAAGTTATCACgtacacctgtgcttttcctgctatgACAAGCCAGGACGTCTGCTGGGGCTAAGGTGTATTCCCTCCCTGCCCTGCAGTGTCCTACACCCACCCACACATCTGCCTTTAGTCGTCTAACCAGCCCCTAGTATTCATACCTGCCACTGTCTCTCAGATTGTCCTCACTGATCTCTGCATGCTATTCGCTTTTGTTTTCCACACTTATCACACTCTCGCTCATCAGGCAGGTAGTGACGTGCCGTTGGCCCACTGGGAGCATTTACGACTATCAGTTTTACCGGCTTTACCcacaaaccacaaacacaaacaaacaacttcATCAGGACAGAGATGAGGTTATGTAATAGCACATACCCAGCTTTacgtgtctgtgtgttcatgcaGATTAGGTTTTATTAATCTCTTTGACGGCCTGTTTTTTGATGTCATATCAAAGGAGCAGAGTAGCTGAGGTTTGTAAAGTATGACCTGTTAGGGACACCAGCACTGATGGAACCTCCTCTTAAACATATTCTCCAgagtcctcctcctctgctccctcTGCTAACATCTCTGTCCTGAATCCACCACATTCTCTGACTGATTGCGTGTTTACAAAGTTGCACAAACGAACTTGTCTCTGCAGAAACAGCCTTAAATGCAAATGGCAGAGCGGCTTTTGCCAAGAGCTACTTTGGCAGCGCACCAACTATTTTTTGCCTGTCAGAGAGTTCCACTAACAAATCAACAGTTTGCTCCACACTGGCAGGGAAAACTGTAGCTTCCACTATCATCTCAGTTACACTGTACGGCCATGCCAACTTGTGAGACAGTCAGTGATTATAGTTTACGCTTGATGTGTTATCTAATCTGTTATTGAGCTTCCAAACTGTAAAACAGGTGGAAACGTGTTCATAGGGCACTCTGAATTCAAATTGTCCATCGCAGATCAACACTTTTAGATATTATATTTCGCTGAAATCgatctgcaaagacacacataaaagacaaacaatcGTCGAGACAAAATTTGCTCTTTAAACGATCCATCCCTTCTCTTTTCCAGTGTACAGCCAGTCATAATGTGTATCATCTTTAAAGCATGACTGGAACATGCTAATTATCTAAATATGCTAACAAGCTATCAACAATCTTTCTCTGAAATCGCAGACTGCACTAAAATGTCCACAGGTATGGTTATGGACATTGTTGGCCATGATAGCAGCAGGGTAGTACAGACTGCAGTGTTGCTCTGTTCGATGGTTTGTTGGTCCACCACTGTGGTCCAAACTGAAATAAGCTGAAAGCTATGTATGAGGGATGTAGCAGCGAAGAAATAGTTATACTAATAGGATGATTCTGGAATTTACTTTTATGAAATATAATGGAAATACAGCTAATAATCAGGACCAATGGGGGCACTATCAGTGGTAACAACTTTTCCAGAAATACTTGCTCTTGTTTCTGGATACAGGTCAGAAACGGCAGAACAGATGAGCATCCATTGCTTAACAAAGTGAATAAACGAGATTTAAAAGATTGTGTTGCATATCATGAGTTTCAGATCACTTTAAATGACCaatactatttttattttacttatttaatgtaatatttggATCATAAACAGCTcttggtcataaaagaagaacaAATTACAAAGGTGtgtaaaaaaatgcacttttatttttgcatgtatATTTGCactgcttttaaaaagaagGATCATTAACAGATTAAGAATCTTGCTACAGTTTTTCAAACTACACAATAACTTTACTGTCTCATAGCGTCTGGTTGTAAAGAATGAAGAAATGTTGTTTACTACATCCTGAAACTTCTTCAGATGagcctcttttgttttttatcctcCTTTACTTCATTCATGAATTAGCAGTCAATCTGCAAAGTGTACATTTGGAAGGACAGCAatgttcctgcagtgaaataaGTGAACTGAGAGTGTTTTGACCTTAACCTGTATTTACAAATAGCAGTTAGCAGGAATAATGGAATGAATGGCAGCGTAAATGTTGTTTTCAccttaataaataataaatgcatgCATTTAATACTAAGTTTATTGGTTCTTTAGAATATTGAAAAGTAAATTGATCCATGCTATGTAACGGCAACATCTCCATTATTTCAGATACACAAAAGAGACAGGAGGTCACAGTTATTGGTTCAGTGTTCCTATGAGCAGTTTGTGTTCAGTATTACAATGGATGTTCTGGCTTATACACAGACTGACACACAAGCAGAGCAGCTGTAGATACGTCGGTAATAACGGCTTGTCTGTTTTCTGATTACATCGGTTGCTGAGCAGCAGCGGAGTAATGAAATGTACCAATAGGCCTGCTGACATACAGGCTGCTATCTGCAAGTCTCAGGGCCACACTGTCAACGTTTTACCTTCTCTAACTTGTTGTAGTGGGTTTAGGATGACACATTTGTGCTTGTTTTCCTCTGGCCTTACAGGGTGAGTTAGCCCAAATGTTAGCTACCTTATCTGGCATCATAAAGAGCTACAGTTAGCTTGCATTGTGAGGTCAGCTCCAGCATCAGTGGTTGTAGCAAACTCCCCAAACAGAAAGCTAAGCTAGCATGaatgagaaaataaagagaTGCAGATGATACGGCCATTTTATCCTTAAAAGAAAACTACACGTGACAAATCGGCATTTTCCCATGACTTGTGTGGTTGCTAC
Protein-coding regions in this window:
- the htra4 gene encoding serine protease HTRA1; the encoded protein is MKLLSYFTLLTSAVHAGLLRKRNTCPQVCDVSQCPAPPTSCYYGLVKDSCGCCAVCAAGEGEVCGARLSCGDGLRCDSVPGRPAELHSVCVCASSGPVCGSDGRTYPSICRLRAENRRAELGETPPVILIQRGRCDSEMQHPGSMRYKFNFIADVVDKIVPAVVHLELFQRVPFSNEEVSVSSGSGFIVSEDGWIVTNAHVLTNKQRIKVELKSGVQYDAAVKDVDQKMDIALIKIESDGPLPVLRLGQSSDLRPGEFVVAVGSPFSLQNTVTTGIISTAHRNGLELGFKDSDMDYIQTDAIINYGNSGGPLVNLDGDVIGINTLKVAAGISFAIPVDRVRQFLADSYNRQVNANAAQKKKFIGIRMLQLTPPLIKDLKEREHEFPDVSSGVYIYEVIPGTAASSAGMTDHDVIISINGQPVHSTQEVSEAVRSGATLSVVVRRKDGDVTLIISPEETD